A genomic stretch from Frigoribacterium sp. PvP032 includes:
- a CDS encoding LacI family DNA-binding transcriptional regulator yields MMTTTTTNETRWAVPGAESPRLPTVVDVAKEAGVSRQTVSNVLNTPDIVAPATRSRVEQAIASLAYRPHASARRLRTRKSSTIGVRLDPVANGISGAVLDRFLHALTERADEHGLRVLLFTAKDPLDEVAQFRRLLDGADVDSFVLTSTSYDDPRTDWLLRAEADFVSFGRPWGSDVADPARRWVDVDGHHGVAEATRALLDGGARRVVFLGWPSTSGIGTERRQGWRDTMLAHGAGAGALSPAELDELDLTVDDQVSLASDRIRQLAAHLAETGRTIDAVVCASDSLALGAFMVLGRSVPVVGYDDTPVAAALGLSSVHQPVEEVAHATLDLLLHQGPAARVASPGSAADPRHRLLAPRLVLR; encoded by the coding sequence ATGATGACGACGACGACGACGAACGAGACGAGGTGGGCCGTGCCGGGTGCCGAGTCGCCGCGCCTGCCCACGGTCGTCGACGTCGCCAAGGAGGCGGGCGTCTCCCGCCAGACCGTCTCCAACGTGCTGAACACGCCCGACATCGTCGCTCCCGCCACGCGCTCCAGGGTCGAGCAGGCGATCGCGTCGCTCGCGTATCGCCCCCACGCCTCGGCGCGGAGGCTGCGCACCCGCAAGAGCTCGACGATCGGCGTCCGCCTCGACCCGGTCGCGAACGGCATCTCGGGGGCGGTGCTCGACCGTTTCCTGCACGCCCTGACCGAGCGGGCCGACGAGCACGGCCTCCGCGTGCTGCTCTTCACGGCGAAGGACCCCCTCGACGAGGTCGCCCAGTTCCGCCGCCTCCTCGACGGTGCCGACGTCGACTCGTTCGTGCTGACGTCCACCTCGTACGACGACCCCCGCACCGACTGGCTGCTGCGCGCGGAGGCCGACTTCGTGTCGTTCGGCCGGCCCTGGGGCAGCGACGTGGCCGACCCGGCCCGACGCTGGGTCGACGTCGACGGGCACCACGGCGTCGCCGAGGCGACCCGCGCCCTGCTCGACGGGGGAGCCCGCCGCGTGGTGTTCCTCGGCTGGCCGTCGACGTCGGGCATCGGCACGGAGCGACGGCAGGGCTGGCGCGACACGATGCTCGCCCACGGTGCGGGTGCGGGTGCGCTCAGCCCTGCGGAGCTCGACGAGCTCGACCTGACCGTCGACGACCAGGTCTCCCTCGCCTCCGACCGGATCCGGCAGCTCGCAGCGCACCTCGCCGAGACCGGCCGCACGATCGACGCGGTCGTCTGCGCCAGCGACTCGCTCGCGCTCGGAGCGTTCATGGTGCTCGGCCGCTCGGTGCCGGTGGTCGGCTACGACGACACCCCCGTGGCCGCGGCGCTCGGCCTCTCGAGCGTGCACCAGCCCGTCGAGGAGGTGGCGCACGCCACCCTGGACCTGCTGCTGCACCAGGGCCCCGCGGCCCGCGTCGCGTCGCCCGGCTCGGCCGCCGACCCGCGTCACCGCCTGCTCGCCCCGCGCCTCGTCCTCCGCTAG
- a CDS encoding alpha/beta fold hydrolase: protein MTEITAHHGLFKDTNLHVDDFGGTGRTVVLIHGWPLSGESWSKQVPAFVEAGYRVVTYDRRGFGRSDKPKTGYDYDHLTEDLHTVLTELDLNDVTLVGFSMGGGEVARYFSKYGTERLHSVVFASAVPPYLMKTDDNPDGPLTKEAAAEMTAGLTKDEDSFYDDFTTGFFSVDGELKVSEADRQDALRLAKQADKAAALEAMNSFATTDFREDLTKVTVPTLVIHGDGDATVPYEGSGARTHAAIAGSELHVIEGAPHGANVSDADEFNRVVLEFLAR from the coding sequence ATGACCGAGATCACCGCCCACCACGGGCTCTTCAAGGACACGAACCTCCACGTCGACGACTTCGGCGGCACCGGGCGCACCGTCGTGCTCATCCACGGCTGGCCCCTCTCGGGCGAGTCGTGGAGCAAGCAGGTCCCCGCGTTCGTCGAGGCCGGCTACCGCGTCGTCACGTACGACCGCCGCGGCTTCGGACGCAGCGACAAGCCGAAGACCGGCTACGACTACGACCACCTCACCGAGGACCTGCACACCGTCCTCACCGAGCTCGACCTGAACGACGTCACGCTCGTCGGCTTCTCGATGGGCGGCGGCGAGGTCGCGCGCTACTTCAGCAAGTACGGCACCGAGCGCCTGCACAGCGTCGTCTTCGCGTCGGCCGTGCCCCCGTACCTGATGAAGACCGACGACAACCCCGACGGCCCCCTCACCAAGGAGGCGGCTGCCGAGATGACCGCCGGCCTCACCAAGGACGAGGACTCGTTCTACGACGACTTCACCACCGGCTTCTTCTCGGTCGACGGCGAGCTCAAGGTGTCGGAGGCGGACCGCCAGGACGCACTCCGCCTCGCCAAGCAGGCGGACAAGGCCGCGGCCCTCGAGGCGATGAACTCGTTCGCCACGACCGACTTCCGCGAGGACCTGACCAAGGTCACCGTGCCGACGCTGGTCATCCACGGCGACGGCGACGCGACCGTTCCCTACGAGGGCTCTGGCGCGCGCACGCACGCCGCGATCGCCGGCTCGGAGCTGCACGTGATCGAGGGCGCCCCGCACGGCGCGAACGTCAGCGACGCGGACGAGTTCAACCGCGTGGTGCTGGAGTTCCTCGCGCGCTGA
- a CDS encoding MFS transporter yields the protein MATTSTRPSTPAAPDDETRRARLAVALLFLTNGALFSNLLPRYPAIKDALDLTNASFGLAVAAGPVGAIVAGLAASWLIRRFRSSRVAVVGTVVTAAVVLLAGLSPVGALFAAALFVAGALDAIVDVAQNSHGLRVQRRYGRSILNSFHAIWSVGAVVGGLMGGAAAGLGVPIGVHLAISGVVFGVVAIVSYRLMLQGPEPASELEEAPATPTEGVASSSTSAPVPVVGGDSGNGARVRRSAVKLGTWGVLIALVLIAASGTVVEDAGNTWAALYLSGSLDAGVTVAALGFVALQSAQFVGRILGDGLVDRFGQRAVARVGGALVFVGMGQALAFPSIGTTILGFALAGFGVATLIPAAMHAADMLPGFRPGTGLTLVSWLMRLGFLAAPPLIGAVADASSLRVGLLLIPAVGLVVLALSGVLAGRQRGQLQ from the coding sequence ATGGCGACGACGTCCACCCGGCCCAGCACGCCCGCAGCACCCGACGACGAGACCCGTCGCGCGCGCCTGGCCGTCGCGCTGCTGTTCCTCACGAACGGCGCGCTCTTCTCGAACCTGCTGCCGCGCTACCCCGCCATCAAAGATGCGCTCGACCTGACGAACGCCTCCTTCGGTCTCGCCGTCGCCGCCGGCCCGGTCGGCGCCATCGTCGCCGGACTCGCGGCGAGCTGGCTGATCCGGCGGTTCCGCTCGTCGCGCGTCGCCGTCGTCGGCACGGTGGTGACCGCCGCCGTCGTGCTGCTGGCCGGCCTCTCCCCCGTCGGCGCGCTGTTCGCCGCCGCGCTCTTCGTGGCCGGGGCGCTCGACGCGATCGTCGACGTCGCGCAGAACTCGCACGGGCTGCGGGTGCAGCGTCGGTACGGACGCTCGATCCTCAACTCGTTCCACGCGATCTGGAGCGTCGGCGCCGTCGTCGGCGGCCTGATGGGCGGCGCGGCCGCGGGCCTCGGCGTGCCGATCGGCGTGCACCTCGCGATCTCGGGCGTCGTCTTCGGCGTGGTCGCGATCGTCTCGTACCGGCTGATGCTCCAGGGTCCCGAGCCTGCCTCCGAGCTCGAGGAGGCGCCCGCCACGCCGACCGAGGGCGTCGCGTCGTCGTCGACGTCGGCCCCGGTGCCCGTGGTCGGTGGCGACTCGGGGAACGGTGCACGCGTGCGCCGCTCTGCCGTGAAGCTCGGCACCTGGGGCGTCTTGATCGCGCTCGTGCTGATCGCCGCCTCCGGCACTGTCGTCGAGGACGCAGGCAACACCTGGGCCGCCCTGTACCTCTCTGGCTCGCTCGACGCCGGCGTGACCGTCGCCGCGCTCGGCTTCGTCGCGTTGCAGAGCGCGCAGTTCGTCGGGCGGATCCTCGGCGACGGGCTCGTCGACCGCTTCGGCCAGCGCGCCGTCGCCCGGGTCGGCGGTGCCCTGGTGTTCGTCGGGATGGGGCAGGCGCTGGCGTTCCCGTCGATCGGGACGACCATCCTCGGCTTCGCCCTCGCCGGGTTCGGCGTCGCGACGCTCATCCCCGCCGCCATGCACGCCGCCGACATGCTGCCGGGGTTCCGGCCGGGCACGGGGCTCACGCTCGTCAGCTGGCTGATGCGGCTCGGGTTCCTCGCGGCGCCGCCGCTGATCGGCGCCGTCGCCGACGCGAGCTCGCTGAGGGTGGGGCTGCTGCTGATCCCCGCCGTCGGGCTCGTGGTGCTCGCGCTGTCGGGCGTGCTCGCGGGGCGCCAGCGGGGGCAGCTGCAGTAG
- a CDS encoding helix-turn-helix domain-containing protein translates to MDEHDGTGATPPPFRRAVHGDDLDAARDLYETQYPGEGFRLDQLDRPFEYRYAAVGDDDVSLRTSEFHGSARGTADAVPEYVVSWLVDGCGTVDVGRDEVGLRPLVPRIAPTRAYSFDFADYRQRLVHVGAAHLERLAVERGDVASGHVTFFHAAPIGEAGLRRWRAVISETTPVLLDLAAPPLLRAEANRRLALAVLETFPHEVGAAPAVLAPGAPGAPGAPAAPGSRRLALAVEYLHEHAHEPIGVADVAQAADLSVRGLQVALQRALDVSPTVLLRQIRLDRVHADLAVATPETTTVGAVARHWGFSHLGRFSAVYHERFGEHPSTTLRG, encoded by the coding sequence ATGGACGAGCACGACGGCACCGGGGCGACACCGCCGCCGTTCCGCCGCGCCGTGCACGGCGACGACCTGGACGCGGCCCGCGACCTCTACGAGACGCAGTACCCGGGCGAGGGCTTCCGGCTCGACCAGCTCGACCGTCCGTTCGAGTACCGGTACGCAGCCGTCGGCGACGACGACGTGTCGCTCCGCACCTCCGAGTTCCACGGGTCGGCCCGCGGCACGGCCGACGCCGTGCCCGAGTACGTCGTGTCGTGGCTGGTCGACGGCTGCGGCACCGTCGACGTCGGCCGCGACGAGGTGGGGCTGCGGCCGCTCGTGCCGCGGATCGCGCCGACCCGGGCCTACTCGTTCGACTTCGCCGACTACCGGCAACGACTCGTGCACGTCGGCGCCGCGCACCTCGAGCGGCTGGCCGTCGAGCGCGGGGACGTGGCCTCGGGGCACGTGACGTTCTTCCACGCCGCGCCGATCGGGGAGGCGGGGCTGCGGCGGTGGCGGGCCGTGATCTCGGAGACGACACCGGTGCTGCTCGACCTCGCCGCACCTCCTCTGCTGCGGGCCGAGGCGAACAGACGACTCGCCCTCGCCGTGCTCGAGACGTTCCCGCACGAGGTGGGGGCCGCACCCGCCGTGCTCGCTCCGGGTGCTCCGGGGGCGCCGGGCGCACCCGCGGCTCCGGGCTCGCGACGCCTCGCCCTCGCCGTCGAGTACCTGCACGAGCACGCCCACGAGCCGATCGGCGTCGCCGACGTCGCGCAGGCGGCCGACCTCAGCGTGCGGGGGCTCCAGGTCGCCCTGCAGCGGGCGCTGGACGTCAGCCCGACCGTGCTGCTGCGGCAGATCCGGCTCGACCGGGTGCACGCCGACCTCGCCGTCGCCACCCCCGAGACGACCACGGTCGGGGCCGTCGCGCGCCACTGGGGGTTCAGCCACCTCGGACGCTTCTCGGCGGTCTACCACGAGCGGTTCGGCGAGCACCCGAGCACGACGCTGCGGGGCTGA
- a CDS encoding triacylglycerol lipase — protein sequence MPSASAAPPRPPRPALRRALRHGVWWLQDYAFAAWWQLRAVLSPRGADDYLSGDGRPVLVLPGIWETWAFLRPLIERVHDEGHPVHVIASLGRNGRPVEATARDVAAYVLEHDLRDVVVVAHSKGGLVGKYLMALLDDTRRVDRMVAVCTPFSGSRYAAWLLLPSLRAFSPRDATTVMLSRDQAVNERITSIYGEFDPHIPESSVLVGADNVLLPTGGHFRVLAHPRTIATVLAVAGRPAPGPDVSGPIAD from the coding sequence ATGCCGTCCGCCTCCGCCGCGCCTCCTCGGCCGCCCCGCCCGGCCCTCCGTCGTGCGCTGCGGCACGGCGTCTGGTGGCTGCAGGACTACGCGTTCGCGGCCTGGTGGCAGCTGCGTGCGGTGCTCTCGCCGCGCGGCGCCGACGACTACCTCTCGGGCGACGGGCGACCGGTGCTCGTGCTGCCCGGCATCTGGGAGACCTGGGCGTTCCTCCGTCCGCTGATCGAGCGGGTGCACGACGAGGGGCACCCGGTGCACGTGATCGCGTCGCTCGGGCGCAACGGCCGGCCCGTGGAGGCGACCGCCCGCGACGTGGCCGCCTACGTGCTCGAGCACGACCTGCGCGACGTGGTCGTCGTCGCGCACAGCAAGGGCGGGCTGGTCGGCAAGTACCTGATGGCCCTGCTCGACGACACCCGTCGGGTCGACCGGATGGTGGCCGTGTGCACGCCGTTCAGCGGCTCCCGGTACGCGGCCTGGCTGCTGCTGCCGAGCCTCAGGGCCTTCTCGCCGCGCGACGCGACGACCGTGATGCTGTCGCGCGACCAGGCCGTCAACGAGCGCATCACGTCGATCTACGGCGAGTTCGACCCGCACATCCCCGAGAGCAGCGTGCTGGTCGGCGCCGACAACGTGCTGCTGCCGACCGGCGGCCACTTCAGGGTGCTGGCGCATCCGCGCACCATCGCGACGGTGCTGGCCGTCGCAGGTCGGCCCGCGCCCGGCCCCGACGTCTCCGGCCCGATCGCCGACTGA
- the nadE gene encoding ammonia-dependent NAD(+) synthetase translates to MRALQATIISELAVRPDIDPAAEVERRVAFLRDYLETTGAGGFVLAVSGGQDSTLAGRLCQLAVEGVRRDGGTAELVTVRMPYKVQADEEDAQLALRFIDGAEGLVVNIQHGVDGTAQDVAEATGAPLSDFAKGNVKARTRMVAQYAIASERGLLVVGTDHAAEALTGFFTKYGDGGVDLVPLTGLSKRQGKALLSHLGAPARLYEKAPTADLLDETPGQTDEANLGLTYADIDEYLEGGEVDDAIADLIEARYLATEHKRRVPASPADEWWRA, encoded by the coding sequence ATGAGAGCGCTGCAGGCCACCATCATCTCCGAGCTCGCCGTCCGCCCCGACATCGACCCGGCCGCCGAGGTCGAGCGACGGGTCGCTTTCCTCCGCGACTACCTCGAGACGACCGGCGCCGGGGGCTTCGTGCTCGCCGTCAGCGGCGGCCAGGACAGCACCCTCGCGGGCCGCCTCTGCCAGCTCGCGGTCGAGGGCGTCCGCCGCGACGGCGGCACCGCTGAGCTCGTCACCGTGCGGATGCCCTACAAGGTGCAGGCCGACGAGGAGGACGCCCAGCTCGCCCTGCGGTTCATCGACGGTGCCGAGGGCCTCGTGGTCAACATCCAGCACGGCGTCGACGGGACAGCACAGGACGTCGCCGAGGCGACCGGCGCCCCGCTGAGCGACTTCGCCAAGGGCAACGTCAAAGCGCGCACCCGCATGGTGGCGCAGTACGCGATCGCGAGCGAGCGGGGCCTGCTCGTCGTCGGGACCGACCACGCCGCCGAGGCGCTGACGGGCTTCTTCACCAAGTACGGCGACGGCGGCGTCGACCTCGTGCCGCTCACCGGGCTGAGCAAGCGCCAGGGCAAGGCCCTCCTCTCCCACCTCGGCGCGCCGGCCCGGCTGTACGAGAAGGCACCGACGGCCGACCTGCTCGACGAGACCCCCGGCCAGACCGACGAGGCCAACCTCGGCCTCACCTACGCCGACATCGACGAGTACCTCGAGGGCGGAGAGGTCGACGACGCGATCGCCGACCTCATCGAGGCCCGCTACCTCGCGACCGAGCACAAGCGCCGCGTGCCGGCGAGCCCGGCCGACGAGTGGTGGCGGGCCTGA
- a CDS encoding putative quinol monooxygenase — translation MIIVTGHLLVDPELRDDYLASCVSLVEAGRDAPGCLDFALSPDIVDPGRINVAERWVSRNALDDFRGSGPTDEQEAEIRHSDVHDYQLTGPEEPSLSESGDLV, via the coding sequence ATGATCATCGTGACCGGCCACCTGCTCGTCGACCCTGAGCTGCGCGACGACTACCTCGCCTCCTGCGTGAGCCTCGTCGAGGCGGGCCGTGACGCCCCCGGCTGCCTCGACTTCGCGCTGTCGCCCGACATCGTCGACCCTGGCCGCATCAACGTCGCCGAGCGCTGGGTGTCGCGGAACGCCCTCGACGACTTCCGCGGCTCGGGCCCGACCGACGAGCAGGAGGCGGAGATCCGGCACAGCGACGTGCACGACTACCAGCTCACCGGCCCAGAGGAGCCCTCGCTGTCGGAGTCCGGCGACCTGGTCTGA
- a CDS encoding hemolysin family protein, whose product MNEWAMLAVGLFLTVGTGFFVASEFSLVNLDRNDLEARQARGEKRLAPTIKALRITSTHLSGAQLGITLTTLLTGYTFEPAISSLLSAPLGDLGVPAAVIPGIGAVVGIVIATLFSMVVGELVPKNFALALPLATAKFVVPFMATFTTVFKPVILLFNNTANAAIRKMGIEPKEELSGSRSAEELSSLVRRSALEGMLDDDHATLLGRTLRFSEHAAVDVMTPRVRMTTVRSTDTAADVVETALASGFSRFPVIGDDSDDIVGVVHVKQAFALPAEERASVPVASLVSDARFVPESMGVDTLLGLLRREGFQIAVVADEFGGTAGLVTLEDLVEELVGELEDEHDRAKAGIVRSSGTVVFDAALRPDELWDRATVRVPDDGDYETVGGFVTEQLDRLPEVGDEVELESGTLRVERVVGQRLERLRFVPSPAELPTASGAPARTVDEVDAVHGTVPAPTDHDRVVAGLREDLDR is encoded by the coding sequence GTGAACGAGTGGGCCATGCTCGCCGTAGGTCTTTTCCTGACCGTCGGCACCGGCTTCTTCGTGGCGTCCGAGTTCTCGCTCGTGAACCTCGACCGCAACGACCTCGAGGCCCGCCAGGCCCGTGGCGAGAAGCGCCTCGCGCCGACGATCAAGGCGCTGCGCATCACGTCGACGCACCTCTCCGGAGCCCAGCTCGGCATCACGCTGACGACGCTCCTCACCGGCTACACCTTCGAGCCCGCGATCAGCTCGCTGCTCAGCGCCCCGCTCGGCGACCTCGGCGTGCCCGCGGCCGTCATCCCCGGCATCGGCGCCGTGGTCGGCATCGTGATCGCGACGCTCTTCTCCATGGTCGTCGGCGAGCTCGTCCCCAAGAACTTCGCCCTCGCCCTGCCGCTCGCGACGGCCAAGTTCGTCGTGCCGTTCATGGCGACATTCACGACCGTGTTCAAGCCGGTCATCCTGCTCTTCAACAACACCGCGAACGCCGCGATCCGCAAGATGGGCATCGAGCCGAAGGAGGAGCTGTCCGGCTCCCGGTCCGCGGAGGAGCTCAGCTCGCTGGTGCGTCGCTCCGCGCTCGAGGGCATGCTCGACGACGACCACGCGACCCTCCTGGGCCGCACCCTGCGGTTCTCCGAGCACGCGGCGGTCGACGTCATGACCCCCAGGGTCCGCATGACCACCGTCCGGTCCACCGACACCGCGGCCGACGTCGTCGAGACGGCGCTCGCGAGCGGCTTCTCGCGGTTCCCCGTGATCGGCGACGACAGCGACGACATCGTCGGCGTCGTGCACGTCAAGCAGGCCTTCGCGCTGCCCGCAGAGGAGCGGGCCTCCGTCCCGGTGGCCAGCCTCGTCTCGGACGCGCGCTTCGTGCCCGAGTCGATGGGCGTCGACACCCTGCTCGGCCTGCTGCGTCGCGAGGGCTTCCAGATCGCCGTCGTCGCCGACGAGTTCGGCGGCACGGCGGGCCTCGTCACGCTCGAGGACCTGGTGGAGGAGCTGGTCGGCGAGCTCGAGGACGAGCACGACCGCGCCAAGGCCGGCATCGTCCGGTCGTCGGGCACCGTCGTCTTCGACGCCGCGCTGCGCCCCGACGAGCTCTGGGACCGCGCCACGGTGCGGGTGCCCGACGACGGCGACTACGAGACCGTCGGCGGCTTCGTCACCGAGCAGCTCGACCGGCTGCCAGAGGTGGGCGACGAGGTCGAGCTCGAGAGCGGCACGCTGCGCGTCGAGCGCGTGGTCGGGCAGCGGCTCGAGCGCCTGCGGTTCGTGCCCTCGCCGGCCGAGCTGCCGACCGCCTCCGGCGCCCCTGCCCGCACGGTGGACGAGGTCGACGCGGTGCACGGCACCGTGCCTGCCCCCACCGACCACGACCGGGTCGTCGCCGGACTGAGAGAGGACCTGGACCGATGA
- a CDS encoding hemolysin family protein has translation MNEYLPGIIWLFVLLIVNGFFVGAEFAVISARRSQIEPRAEAGSKAAKKTLWAMEHATLMLATSQLGITVCSLVILNVSEPAIHHLLEIPLAATPLTPEAIGVVAFVIALVLVTFLHVVVGEMIPKNLSFSVPDRAALLLAPPLVFVATVFKPVIWSLNGVANAVLRLFRVEPKDEATSTYTLDEVANIVQQSTREGVLSDASGTLSAAFEFTTRKVRDVEVPVAEMVRLVPGATPRDVQLAVAEHGYSRYVLTDDDGQPTGYLHLKDVMDLTSLEALDAPVPAKRVRRLGAVPHDADLEDALASMRRSGAHVARAVSVMGETTGVLFLEDIIEELVGEVDDATTV, from the coding sequence ATGAACGAGTACCTGCCCGGCATCATCTGGCTGTTCGTGCTGCTGATCGTCAACGGCTTCTTCGTCGGCGCCGAGTTCGCCGTCATCTCCGCCCGCCGCTCGCAGATCGAGCCCCGCGCCGAGGCCGGCAGCAAGGCCGCGAAGAAGACGCTGTGGGCGATGGAGCACGCCACGCTCATGCTCGCGACGAGCCAGCTCGGCATCACCGTCTGCTCGCTCGTGATCCTCAACGTGTCCGAGCCGGCCATCCACCACCTGCTCGAGATCCCGCTGGCCGCGACGCCCCTGACGCCCGAGGCCATCGGTGTCGTCGCGTTCGTGATCGCCCTGGTGCTCGTCACCTTCCTGCACGTGGTGGTCGGCGAGATGATCCCGAAGAACCTGTCGTTCTCGGTGCCGGACCGGGCGGCGCTGCTGCTCGCGCCTCCTCTGGTCTTCGTCGCGACCGTGTTCAAGCCCGTCATCTGGTCGCTGAACGGCGTCGCCAACGCGGTGCTGCGACTGTTCAGGGTCGAGCCGAAGGACGAGGCGACGAGCACCTACACGCTCGACGAGGTCGCGAACATCGTGCAGCAGTCGACCCGCGAGGGCGTGCTGTCCGACGCCTCGGGCACCCTGTCGGCGGCGTTCGAGTTCACCACCCGCAAGGTGCGCGACGTCGAGGTGCCCGTGGCCGAGATGGTGCGGCTCGTGCCGGGCGCGACCCCTCGCGACGTGCAGCTCGCCGTCGCCGAGCACGGCTACTCGCGCTACGTACTGACGGACGACGACGGGCAGCCCACGGGCTACCTGCACCTCAAGGACGTGATGGACCTGACCTCGCTCGAGGCCCTCGATGCGCCCGTGCCCGCGAAGCGGGTCCGTCGGCTCGGGGCGGTGCCGCACGACGCCGACCTCGAGGACGCGCTGGCGTCCATGCGCCGCAGCGGAGCCCACGTCGCCCGCGCCGTCTCGGTGATGGGCGAGACGACCGGCGTGCTCTTCCTGGAGGACATCATCGAGGAGCTGGTGGGCGAGGTCGACGACGCGACGACGGTCTAG
- a CDS encoding GntR family transcriptional regulator, whose amino-acid sequence MPVPTSAPTTERQLLRDTVRSRLREAILDGTLEPGERLHDDELVAWLQVSRTPIREALSDLVRAGLVEMAPNRWTRVATPDAGQAVEAVQTLGVLFGGAVRLAVPRLPETVVKQISAAVAVCVGDIERDDGPALNAHAVALFDTYVEHCGNSALKKVCRDVTDGLAYSLRVPNIVEVLNWAAMSGSLVALEQATRDRDPIRAELAAEAMHELPGERPLSPDRAGS is encoded by the coding sequence GTGCCCGTCCCCACCTCCGCCCCGACGACCGAGCGGCAGCTGCTGCGCGACACGGTCCGCAGCCGACTGCGCGAAGCCATCCTCGACGGCACCCTCGAGCCGGGCGAGCGCCTGCACGACGACGAGCTGGTGGCCTGGCTGCAGGTGTCGCGCACCCCGATCCGCGAGGCGCTCAGCGACCTCGTCCGCGCCGGCCTCGTCGAGATGGCCCCGAACCGCTGGACGCGGGTGGCGACGCCCGACGCCGGCCAGGCCGTCGAGGCCGTCCAGACGCTCGGCGTGCTGTTCGGCGGGGCGGTCCGCCTGGCCGTGCCGCGCCTCCCCGAGACAGTCGTCAAGCAGATCAGCGCGGCGGTCGCGGTCTGCGTCGGCGACATCGAGCGCGATGACGGCCCGGCGCTCAACGCGCACGCCGTCGCCCTCTTCGACACCTACGTCGAGCACTGCGGCAACAGCGCCCTCAAGAAGGTCTGCCGCGACGTCACGGACGGCCTCGCCTACTCGCTGCGCGTGCCGAACATCGTCGAGGTGCTGAACTGGGCCGCGATGAGCGGCTCGCTCGTCGCCCTCGAGCAGGCGACCCGAGACCGCGACCCGATCCGGGCCGAGCTCGCCGCCGAGGCGATGCACGAGCTGCCGGGCGAGAGGCCGCTCTCGCCCGACCGCGCCGGCAGCTGA
- the sigK gene encoding ECF RNA polymerase sigma factor SigK — protein MTLASAHPLEASPSDDDLVVATAGGDERAFAVFYDRTASRVHGLVRRVLVDPAQSEEVVQEVFLAVWQTASRFDPARGTALSWLLVQARRRAIDRVRSSQASRARDVAAGVRDLDPVRDDVAETAAVRIEHARVSRALGGLSPVQRQALELTYWGGLTQSEAADRAGVPLGTMKTRLRDGLIALRRLVEPAGLAEA, from the coding sequence GTGACACTCGCATCAGCGCATCCCCTCGAGGCCTCGCCCTCGGACGACGACCTCGTGGTCGCGACCGCCGGCGGCGACGAACGCGCCTTCGCCGTGTTCTACGACCGCACGGCGTCTCGCGTGCACGGCCTCGTCCGCCGGGTGCTCGTCGACCCCGCGCAGTCGGAGGAGGTCGTGCAGGAGGTGTTCCTCGCGGTCTGGCAGACCGCCTCCCGCTTCGACCCGGCCAGGGGCACGGCCCTGTCCTGGCTGCTCGTCCAGGCGCGTCGTCGTGCGATCGACCGGGTGCGGTCGTCGCAGGCGAGCCGCGCCAGGGACGTCGCCGCCGGCGTCCGCGACCTGGACCCCGTCCGGGACGACGTCGCGGAGACGGCTGCGGTGAGGATCGAGCACGCCCGCGTGAGCCGGGCGCTCGGAGGCCTCTCTCCCGTGCAGCGCCAGGCTCTCGAGCTGACCTACTGGGGCGGCCTCACCCAGTCGGAGGCGGCCGACAGGGCAGGTGTGCCGCTCGGCACCATGAAGACCCGCCTGCGCGACGGGCTCATCGCCCTGCGGCGCCTCGTCGAGCCGGCGGGCCTCGCCGAGGCCTGA